In Necator americanus strain Aroian chromosome IV, whole genome shotgun sequence, the following proteins share a genomic window:
- a CDS encoding hypothetical protein (NECATOR_CHRIV.G14298.T1) — MRKLEWDDMGVKVDGWQLHHLRFADDIVLITLNSISQAERMLTEFDETCGCIGLQLNLQKTKDVHAERMGLGCPIHAQRNEHIRMHQLRLSGSGIEHDERPDPRAGHEETSGLGSVQDHRGYSEGDQEHPAPCSPLQHHRTSFFDFCFGNLGISQAGRKRGERH; from the coding sequence atgcgaaagttggaatgggacgacatgggagtgaaggtcgacggttggcagctacaccatttgcgcttcgctgatgacatcgtactgataacacttAACAgtatcagccaagcggaacgaatgctgaccgaattcgacgaaacatgtggatgcatcggtcttcagctgaatctacaaaagacaaaagatgttcatgcggaacggatgggtctcggatgccccattcacgctcaacggaacgaacatatccgaatgcaccagctgcGTTTATccgggtcgggaattgaacatgatgaacgacctgacccccgagctgggcatgaggagacgagcggcttggggagcgtacaagatcATCGAGGATATAGTGAAGgagaccaagaacacccggctccgtgctcacctcttcaacaccaccgtacttccttcTTTGACTtctgcttcggaa
- a CDS encoding hypothetical protein (NECATOR_CHRIV.G14296.T1) has translation MSVRTAPGSDRIRPEQQNNLPPLLINTLARLFTRYLSECKVPKQWKTSKTVLLYKKGEPHYIGNYRPICLLSVIYKLFTRVILNRIEKVLDEGQPCEQAGFRE, from the coding sequence atgtcggtaagaacgGCACCCGGttccgacagaataagaccagaacaacaGAATAACCTTCCGCCattactcatcaacaccctggcgaggctctttacacgttacctgtcggaatgcaaggttcctaaacagtggaagaccagcaagaccgtgttgctgtataaaaaaggagaaccacattacatcggcaactatcgcccaatctgcttactgtccgtcatctacaagctctttacaagagtgatccttaataggattgagaaagtattggatgaaggacagccatgcgagcaagcagggtttcgagaatga
- a CDS encoding hypothetical protein (NECATOR_CHRIV.G14295.T2): MVKNLILTYYHIPRHGPPSLEGSQPVDSGDGLPVSAEPGLTHDILVSRTSVRPKACNQVTGRCKGGGLESPPTNKLHMSTPGERKFSQKFMGLEACNLPMGFKFYAKYSNRKESPDSGGKPGTVVPGRTRLQESYRLPKRKRTRMAICTYNARKLASEAVIEDLMMQAKKIKYDVIRLTEMRRRHPLNAVYETGEELFLGTCDSRGVDGVLVLVNTSMAKNIDSFEQLTTRIGRLRMRRCGPTPALTIFVAYAPTSSYDEEEVEAFYMDLKKFYREDHAFYKVIIGDFNAKVGPRRTPEELHIGTHGLQWNDQGERLSEFIMTTKTIHGNSQFQMHSSLRWTWESPGGGHRNAINHNIVNKRRFFFTRRAEEAAKFRERNPRTVINWDLFATLAGFWEDSAMDNIDEEYDRLVEHLHDCAKKAESFKTTKRRLSLETLELIRQRGAARAAEGGASAMPVQTSPVARQG, from the exons ATGGTTAAGAATCTGATATTAACCTACTACCACATTCCTCGCCACGGacctccctcactagagggatcacagccg gtggattcaggggatggactccctgtttctgctgagccaggactgactcatgacatccttgtatcccgcacgtcggtccggccaaaagcctgcaatcaagtgactgggaggtgcaagggaggcggtttggagtcgcctccaacaaataagctccacatgtccactccgggagaacggaagttctcccaaaaattcatgggactagaggcttgcaacctgccaatgggttttaaattttatgcaaaatacagtaatagaaaagagtctcctgattccggaggaaagcctggtacggtagtgCCAGGTAGGACgaggttgcaggagtcatataggctaccgaaacggaaaaggactaggatggcgatctgtacttataacgcacgtaagcttgcatcggaagcggtcatcgaagatctgatgatgcaagccaagaagatcaagtacgacgtcatccgACTGACCGAGatgagacgacgtcaccctctcaacgccgtatatgaaactggagaagaactgttcttaggaacatgcgacagtagaggtgttgatGGAGTTctcgtcctcgtcaacacgagtatggcaaagaacattgactctttcgaacaacttacgacccgaatcggacgtctgcggatgagaagatgtggcccaacaccagctttgactatcttcgtcgcttacgctccaacatcaagctacgatgaagaagaagttgaagctttctatatggacctgaagaagttctaccgagaagatcatgccttctacaaggtcataattggcgatttcaacgccaaagttggcccaagaagaacgccggaggaacttcacatcgggacccacggcctacaatggaatgaccagggggagaggctctccgagttcatcatgacgactaagaccatccatgggaactcacAATTCCAGATGcactcctctctacgctggacgtgggagtcacccggtggagggcaCCGTAATGCAATAAACCacaacatcgtcaataaaa gaagatttttcttcacaaggagagcagaggaagccgccaagttcagagagagaaatcccagaactgtcatcaactgggatctcttcgctacactagccggcttttgggaagattccgcaatggacaacatcgacgaggaatatgaccggctcgttgaacaccttcacgactgcgcgaagaaggctgagagttttaaaaccaccaagaggcgcctgtctcttgaaactcttgagctgatacgccagcgtggagcagcacgagccgcagagGGGggagcatccgctatgcccgtccaGACTTCGCCAGttgcaagacaaggatga
- a CDS encoding hypothetical protein (NECATOR_CHRIV.G14297.T1), giving the protein MPLCLTFIDLKKAFDSVETEAVVEALDNQDVPTQYIKPPPRTLNAKVGMGRHGSEGRRLAATPFALR; this is encoded by the exons atgccgctctgtctcaccttcatcgacttaaagaaggccttcgactcagttgagacggaagcggttgtggaagccttggacaaccaagacgtccccactcagtacataaag ccacccccGAGAACCctcaatgcgaaagttggaatgggacgacatgggagtgaaggtcgacggttggcagctacaccatttgcgcttcgctga
- a CDS encoding hypothetical protein (NECATOR_CHRIV.G14295.T1), which yields MSTPGERKFSQKFMGLEACNLPMGFKFYAKYSNRKESPDSGGKPGTVVPGRTRLQESYRLPKRKRTRMAICTYNARKLASEAVIEDLMMQAKKIKYDVIRLTEMRRRHPLNAVYETGEELFLGTCDSRGVDGVLVLVNTSMAKNIDSFEQLTTRIGRLRMRRCGPTPALTIFVAYAPTSSYDEEEVEAFYMDLKKFYREDHAFYKVIIGDFNAKVGPRRTPEELHIGTHGLQWNDQGERLSEFIMTTKTIHGNSQFQMHSSLRWTWESPGGGHRNAINHNIVNKSHSA from the coding sequence atgtccactccgggagaacggaagttctcccaaaaattcatgggactagaggcttgcaacctgccaatgggttttaaattttatgcaaaatacagtaatagaaaagagtctcctgattccggaggaaagcctggtacggtagtgCCAGGTAGGACgaggttgcaggagtcatataggctaccgaaacggaaaaggactaggatggcgatctgtacttataacgcacgtaagcttgcatcggaagcggtcatcgaagatctgatgatgcaagccaagaagatcaagtacgacgtcatccgACTGACCGAGatgagacgacgtcaccctctcaacgccgtatatgaaactggagaagaactgttcttaggaacatgcgacagtagaggtgttgatGGAGTTctcgtcctcgtcaacacgagtatggcaaagaacattgactctttcgaacaacttacgacccgaatcggacgtctgcggatgagaagatgtggcccaacaccagctttgactatcttcgtcgcttacgctccaacatcaagctacgatgaagaagaagttgaagctttctatatggacctgaagaagttctaccgagaagatcatgccttctacaaggtcataattggcgatttcaacgccaaagttggcccaagaagaacgccggaggaacttcacatcgggacccacggcctacaatggaatgaccagggggagaggctctccgagttcatcatgacgactaagaccatccatgggaactcacAATTCCAGATGcactcctctctacgctggacgtgggagtcacccggtggagggcaCCGTAATGCAATAAACCacaacatcgtcaataaaagtcATTCTGCCTGA